In Acidobacteriota bacterium, a single window of DNA contains:
- a CDS encoding Gfo/Idh/MocA family oxidoreductase: protein MVGVGVIGYGYWGPNIVRNLLSLAGAKLVGICDKNPAALRRAESINHGTRLLSDPQELVTSPDIDAVAVISPVWTHHALAKTALENGKHVFVEKPFTRTVAEAEELIEIAQKKNLKIMVDHTFLFTGAVRKIRELIDEGTLGTLYYYDSMRVNLGLFQHDVNVVWDLAPHDLSILDHLIRKDPEAIIATGEQHLNGLEDVAFITIYFPGNVIAHVNVNWLSPVKVRTTLIGGEKRMLVWNDLEADEKIKVYDKGVEMGNQEGVYNLLVSYRSGDMWAPKLEQCEALRSELSYFINCIESDEIPFNDGEAGLRVVRMLEAAETSLKSKGKAVYL, encoded by the coding sequence ATGGTTGGAGTTGGAGTCATTGGTTACGGCTATTGGGGGCCCAATATTGTCAGGAATTTGCTGTCCCTCGCTGGAGCGAAGCTAGTAGGGATTTGCGATAAGAACCCGGCGGCGTTGCGGCGCGCAGAGTCAATCAATCACGGCACACGGCTTCTCAGCGATCCACAGGAACTCGTCACCTCACCTGATATTGATGCAGTTGCGGTGATTTCGCCGGTCTGGACGCATCATGCGCTGGCCAAGACGGCCCTGGAAAATGGGAAGCACGTTTTTGTGGAAAAACCCTTTACGCGTACGGTAGCCGAGGCAGAAGAACTCATCGAGATCGCCCAGAAGAAGAACCTGAAGATCATGGTGGACCATACGTTCCTCTTTACGGGCGCCGTCCGCAAGATCCGTGAACTGATTGACGAGGGAACGCTGGGAACTCTCTATTATTACGATTCGATGAGGGTCAATCTGGGGTTGTTCCAGCACGATGTCAACGTTGTCTGGGACCTCGCCCCGCATGACCTGTCGATTCTGGATCACCTGATCAGAAAGGATCCCGAGGCCATCATCGCCACAGGCGAGCAGCACCTCAACGGGCTCGAAGATGTTGCTTTTATCACAATCTATTTTCCGGGAAACGTGATCGCCCACGTGAATGTGAACTGGCTTTCGCCCGTTAAGGTCCGGACCACCTTAATTGGCGGGGAGAAAAGAATGCTGGTATGGAACGATCTCGAGGCCGACGAAAAGATTAAGGTTTACGACAAGGGAGTGGAGATGGGCAACCAGGAGGGGGTCTACAACCTGCTTGTGAGCTACCGGTCAGGCGACATGTGGGCGCCCAAGTTGGAACAGTGCGAGGCCCTCCGCTCAGAGTTGTCCTATTTTATCAACTGCATCGAGAGCGACGAAATCCCCTTCAATGATGGAGAGGCTGGTCTGCGGGTTGTCAGGATGCTCGAGGCCGCGGAGACGTCGCTGAAAAGCAAAGGAAAGGCCGTTTATCTATGA
- a CDS encoding glycosyltransferase family 2 protein, whose product MANLPAYVVITPARNEAQFIELTLNAMVAQTIRPLKWVIVSDGSTDGTDEIVSRYTAEYPWIELVRMPERAERNFAGKVHAINAGCSRVTGLDYAAIVCMDGDISFEQDYFAFLLGELSKDARLGLVGTRFWEGNLTYDFRFSSVEHVSGACQMFRRACFEDIGGYRPLKSGGIDVTAVLSARAKGWLTRTFTEKSYAHHRKMGSAQYAGYRARLNIGHKDYLLGSHPAWEVFRCVYQMRRKPFVIGGLLMMSAYFWDLLRRVERTMPQDLVKLRQRDQMGRLKGFFARAVHGRLQID is encoded by the coding sequence ATGGCAAATCTTCCTGCCTATGTTGTGATCACTCCAGCGCGGAACGAAGCGCAGTTCATCGAACTCACTCTGAATGCGATGGTGGCGCAGACGATCAGACCGCTGAAATGGGTGATCGTGAGTGATGGCTCAACTGACGGCACCGACGAAATCGTCAGCCGGTATACTGCGGAATATCCGTGGATCGAGCTGGTCAGAATGCCCGAGCGCGCCGAGCGCAATTTTGCCGGAAAGGTCCATGCGATTAACGCTGGTTGTTCACGCGTGACCGGTCTGGATTACGCAGCAATTGTCTGCATGGATGGCGACATCTCTTTCGAACAGGACTACTTCGCGTTTCTGTTAGGAGAGTTGTCAAAAGATGCCAGGCTGGGCCTTGTGGGTACGCGCTTCTGGGAAGGAAACCTGACCTACGATTTCCGATTCAGCAGCGTTGAGCACGTGTCAGGCGCCTGCCAGATGTTTCGCCGCGCGTGCTTTGAGGATATCGGGGGCTATCGACCACTGAAATCCGGAGGGATTGACGTGACCGCGGTGTTGAGCGCGCGGGCCAAAGGGTGGCTCACGCGGACATTTACTGAGAAATCCTATGCTCACCATCGAAAGATGGGAAGCGCCCAGTACGCCGGCTATCGTGCAAGGCTCAACATTGGCCATAAGGATTATCTGCTTGGCAGCCATCCCGCCTGGGAAGTTTTCCGGTGCGTTTACCAGATGCGGCGCAAGCCGTTCGTCATTGGAGGGCTTTTGATGATGTCCGCTTACTTCTGGGACCTGCTGCGGCGCGTGGAGCGGACCATGCCGCAGGACCTGGTTAAGCTTCGCCAAAGAGATCAGATGGGCCGGTTAAAAGGATTCTTTGCGAGGGCGGTTCATGGCCGCCTGCAGATTGATTAG
- a CDS encoding DegT/DnrJ/EryC1/StrS family aminotransferase → MGTVNRVPFLDLSGLHAEIEEDLVAVFRRALKTSGFVGGPEVEQFENEFAQFCDVDLCVGVNSGTDALRFALIAAGVGQGDAVITVPNTFIATAEAISQSGAVPRFVDVDPKTYNMDAGRLEDYLANKSFVDRTSGRLFDLATGNVVKAIVPVHLYGQPVDMDPILELAESYNLIVIEDACQAHGAQYFSRKMNQWRRVGSMGLAAAFSFYPGKNLGACGEGGAVTTNDPEVARKVRMLRDHGQPRKYYHDMEGYNGRLHSIQAGFLRTKLGLLSDWNEKRREAANRYREFFGAVEAIVVPYEPEWANAVYHLFVVRVPERADAIDHLSRAGVGTGIHYPIPLHLQKAYNRLGYKAGDFPVAEKAAAEILSLPMFPGITVEQQKLVAAELQQFISKLSGDEAREAAA, encoded by the coding sequence ATGGGCACAGTCAATAGGGTACCGTTTCTTGATTTGAGTGGTTTACACGCGGAAATTGAGGAAGACCTCGTGGCGGTCTTCAGGCGGGCACTGAAAACTTCGGGATTTGTGGGTGGGCCTGAAGTCGAACAGTTTGAAAACGAGTTTGCCCAGTTTTGCGACGTTGATCTTTGCGTGGGTGTCAACAGCGGCACGGACGCGCTGAGGTTTGCGCTGATCGCCGCCGGTGTCGGACAAGGCGATGCCGTGATCACCGTCCCCAACACATTTATTGCCACCGCGGAAGCGATCTCGCAGTCAGGAGCCGTGCCGAGGTTTGTCGACGTCGACCCGAAGACCTACAACATGGATGCCGGCCGGCTGGAAGATTACCTGGCGAACAAAAGCTTTGTGGACCGCACGAGCGGGCGTCTGTTTGACCTTGCCACGGGAAACGTAGTGAAGGCTATCGTCCCCGTCCATCTCTATGGCCAGCCCGTGGATATGGATCCCATCCTTGAACTGGCGGAAAGTTACAATCTGATCGTGATTGAAGACGCCTGCCAGGCGCATGGCGCGCAGTACTTCTCGAGAAAAATGAACCAGTGGAGAAGGGTAGGGTCAATGGGGCTTGCCGCAGCGTTCAGTTTTTACCCCGGCAAGAACCTGGGAGCCTGTGGTGAGGGTGGGGCCGTAACAACGAATGATCCCGAAGTGGCACGGAAAGTCCGCATGCTGCGTGATCACGGCCAGCCGAGGAAATACTATCACGACATGGAGGGATACAACGGCAGGTTGCACTCCATCCAGGCGGGGTTCCTGCGCACCAAGCTCGGGCTCCTCTCTGACTGGAATGAGAAGCGCCGCGAAGCCGCCAATCGTTATCGTGAATTTTTCGGCGCCGTTGAAGCGATTGTCGTGCCTTACGAGCCTGAATGGGCCAACGCCGTTTACCATCTGTTCGTTGTGCGGGTGCCGGAACGCGCTGACGCGATAGATCACCTTTCCCGTGCGGGCGTTGGCACCGGAATCCACTATCCCATTCCCTTGCACCTTCAAAAGGCCTACAACCGTCTTGGTTACAAGGCTGGCGACTTCCCGGTGGCTGAGAAGGCAGCAGCAGAGATCCTTTCGCTTCCGATGTTCCCAGGGATCACAGTCGAGCAGCAGAAGCTGGTGGCCGCCGAGTTGCAGCAATTCATCAGCAAGTTGTCAGGCGATGAGGCCCGCGAAGCCGCCGCTTAA
- a CDS encoding N-acetyltransferase, which produces MNDFVCVSPDVKLGSGVKLSKFVNLYGCEIGDETKIGAFVEVQKNARIGIRCKISSHTFICEGVTIEDYVFVGHGVTFINDSYPRATNPDGALQTEKDWKVERTVIKKGASIGSGSTILANVTIGENAIVGAGAVVTKDVPANTIVVGSPARFLRSIAMGGRNGHSQ; this is translated from the coding sequence ATGAACGACTTTGTCTGTGTTTCCCCTGACGTCAAGCTCGGATCTGGCGTTAAGCTTTCCAAGTTTGTCAATCTTTACGGCTGCGAAATCGGCGACGAAACAAAGATCGGCGCTTTTGTCGAAGTCCAGAAAAACGCCCGGATCGGCATTCGCTGCAAGATTTCGAGCCACACCTTCATATGCGAAGGCGTAACTATCGAAGACTATGTGTTCGTGGGGCATGGAGTAACCTTTATCAACGACAGTTACCCTCGCGCCACGAATCCGGATGGAGCACTGCAAACAGAAAAAGACTGGAAGGTGGAGCGGACGGTGATCAAAAAGGGGGCCTCGATCGGTTCAGGCTCAACCATCCTCGCAAATGTAACCATCGGCGAAAACGCCATTGTTGGCGCCGGGGCCGTCGTGACGAAGGATGTTCCGGCCAATACGATTGTAGTGGGCAGTCCCGCACGGTTTTTGAGATCGATAGCAATGGGAGGACGTAATGGGCACAGTCAATAG
- a CDS encoding DUF354 domain-containing protein, which yields MQKDGGRLAPKLTSQASQRAKIWIDLDNSPHVPFFVPIIKELEELGYPVVLTARDCFQVRDLVSLFNLRCKFVGRHYGKHKLAKIAGTLLRGLQLAILLRGEKARLAVAHGSRAQTVAATLLGIPSLCLWDYEFTKGIGKIRPDWVMVPAVIPDSAIHADTRRVFKYQGIKEDVYVPGFRPDPSLRSRLGLKEDDFVVTARPPADEAHYYNPESDELFRAAIDFLAEQHRARIILLPRNEKQCAAARALWPELVAGRKMIIPEHAVDGLSLLWSSDLAISGGGTMNREAAALGVPVYSVFRGKIGAVDRYLAQNGRLVLLEKASDVREKIIVPQSGRKRAPANRQSYTLKMIVDNLVAIVETGRFSPKVAA from the coding sequence ATGCAGAAAGACGGAGGACGATTGGCGCCTAAGTTGACAAGTCAAGCCAGCCAAAGGGCGAAAATCTGGATCGATCTGGATAATTCACCGCATGTTCCGTTTTTCGTGCCCATTATCAAGGAACTCGAAGAACTTGGCTATCCGGTTGTATTGACCGCGCGGGATTGCTTTCAGGTTCGCGATTTAGTCAGCCTTTTCAACTTGCGCTGCAAGTTTGTGGGACGCCACTATGGCAAGCACAAGCTGGCAAAAATTGCAGGGACCTTACTTCGTGGCCTGCAGCTGGCTATCCTGCTTCGAGGCGAAAAAGCCCGGCTGGCCGTGGCCCACGGTTCCCGCGCGCAGACGGTCGCAGCGACTCTTTTGGGGATCCCATCCTTATGTCTCTGGGATTACGAGTTTACCAAGGGGATTGGAAAAATTCGGCCAGACTGGGTGATGGTCCCCGCGGTGATTCCGGATTCCGCGATTCACGCTGACACCCGCAGGGTATTCAAATATCAGGGAATTAAAGAAGACGTTTATGTTCCCGGATTCAGGCCCGACCCAAGCCTGCGAAGCCGCCTTGGCTTGAAGGAAGACGACTTTGTAGTAACTGCCCGGCCGCCCGCCGATGAGGCCCATTACTATAATCCTGAAAGTGACGAGCTTTTTCGCGCAGCGATCGATTTTCTGGCCGAGCAGCATCGCGCCAGGATCATCCTTCTGCCGCGGAATGAGAAGCAGTGCGCTGCCGCTAGGGCGCTTTGGCCTGAGCTTGTCGCCGGACGCAAAATGATTATCCCCGAGCATGCCGTTGACGGTTTGAGCCTGTTGTGGAGTTCCGATCTTGCCATCAGCGGCGGTGGCACGATGAACCGGGAGGCTGCTGCCCTGGGCGTACCTGTTTACAGTGTGTTCCGCGGAAAGATTGGAGCCGTTGACCGATACCTTGCACAAAATGGCCGCCTGGTTCTCCTGGAAAAAGCTTCAGACGTGCGCGAGAAGATTATCGTGCCTCAAAGCGGGCGGAAACGCGCACCCGCCAATCGCCAATCCTACACCTTGAAAATGATTGTCGACAACCTCGTCGCAATCGTTGAAACGGGAAGGTTCAGTCCAAAAGTTGCGGCATGA
- a CDS encoding ChbG/HpnK family deacetylase produces MAASAAESELSHPMNFQEESTLIVHEGRSAPENAMPSIRDGYPEARVAANSEGTSTGALIVNADDWGRDPITTDRTLECVLRGAVSSVSAMVFMQDSERAAGIARTRCVDAGLHLNLTTPFSSPRRPSGLAERQEKVVAYLRGNRFAQVLFNPLLAASFEYLVKAQREEFCRLYGTQPERIDGHHHMHLCANVLWGRLLPSGTTVRRNFSFQPGEKSLWNRLYRHAVDFSLAQRHRLTDYFFSLVPLEPLDRLQRVFSMCRQHVVEVETHPVNEEEYRFLAGGEIFRHTRCQQIATRYVARPKSHSHR; encoded by the coding sequence ATGGCGGCAAGTGCAGCAGAGAGTGAATTGTCGCATCCGATGAATTTCCAGGAAGAATCCACTTTAATTGTGCACGAGGGCCGCTCCGCACCGGAAAACGCCATGCCCTCTATCAGGGATGGCTATCCGGAAGCGCGGGTAGCCGCGAACTCTGAAGGAACGAGTACGGGGGCCCTCATCGTGAACGCAGATGACTGGGGACGCGATCCCATCACTACTGATCGGACGCTGGAATGCGTTCTTCGGGGCGCCGTTTCGTCCGTCAGCGCGATGGTCTTCATGCAGGATTCAGAGCGGGCCGCCGGCATTGCGCGAACGCGGTGCGTCGACGCTGGTCTGCACCTCAACCTTACGACCCCATTTTCGTCGCCGAGGCGCCCTTCGGGCCTTGCGGAGCGCCAGGAAAAAGTCGTTGCTTACCTGCGCGGAAATCGTTTCGCCCAGGTACTCTTCAATCCTTTGCTGGCGGCGTCGTTCGAGTACCTGGTGAAAGCCCAAAGAGAAGAATTTTGCCGCCTTTATGGAACACAGCCGGAGCGGATTGACGGCCATCATCACATGCACCTATGTGCCAACGTGCTTTGGGGAAGGTTGCTGCCTTCAGGGACCACAGTGCGGCGGAACTTTTCGTTCCAACCCGGCGAGAAGAGCCTGTGGAACCGTCTCTACCGGCATGCTGTCGACTTCAGCCTCGCACAGCGCCACCGCCTTACCGACTACTTTTTCTCTCTGGTTCCACTCGAGCCCTTGGACCGTTTGCAGAGAGTTTTTTCGATGTGCCGCCAGCACGTCGTGGAGGTGGAAACGCACCCGGTGAACGAGGAAGAGTATCGCTTCCTGGCTGGAGGTGAGATCTTCCGTCACACACGGTGTCAGCAGATTGCCACCCGCTACGTCGCGAGGCCGAAAAGTCATTCGCACCGCTGA
- a CDS encoding exopolysaccharide biosynthesis polyprenyl glycosylphosphotransferase translates to MYLQPDSASNWDDWSGLYRDLREKDSDKRLHRVVKRGLDILGSATALLVFTPLMAVVALLIKVTSKGPILFRQSRVGYRGVPFTFLKFRTMRHSNNGSVHREFIQRFISGEMSPAGTAPVYKITDDPRVTRIGKFLRKTSLDELPQFWNVLTGKMSLVGPRPPIPYEVEYYDIWHRRRVLEVKPGLTGLWQVKGRSRTSFNDMVRLDLQYAKTWSIWLDLKILFETPLAMISGDGAY, encoded by the coding sequence ATGTATTTGCAGCCGGACAGCGCCTCCAACTGGGATGACTGGTCAGGGCTCTACCGTGATTTGCGTGAAAAAGACTCGGACAAGAGATTGCACCGCGTCGTCAAAAGGGGCCTGGACATCCTGGGAAGCGCGACAGCGCTTCTGGTGTTCACTCCTCTGATGGCAGTCGTTGCGCTGCTCATCAAGGTTACATCCAAAGGGCCCATCCTATTTCGGCAATCCCGCGTGGGCTATCGTGGCGTCCCGTTTACTTTTCTGAAGTTTCGAACCATGCGCCACAGCAATAACGGGTCTGTGCACAGGGAATTTATTCAGCGGTTTATTTCCGGCGAGATGAGTCCTGCAGGTACGGCGCCCGTCTACAAGATCACTGACGATCCGCGCGTGACTCGAATCGGAAAGTTTCTGAGGAAGACCAGTCTGGACGAATTGCCGCAGTTCTGGAATGTCCTGACAGGGAAAATGTCATTGGTAGGGCCGCGGCCTCCAATCCCTTATGAGGTTGAATATTACGACATCTGGCACAGGCGGCGGGTCCTCGAAGTCAAACCAGGCCTGACAGGTCTGTGGCAAGTCAAGGGACGCAGCCGCACATCTTTTAACGACATGGTCCGGCTTGATTTGCAGTACGCGAAAACGTGGTCGATATGGCTCGACCTTAAGATCCTGTTTGAAACGCCGCTCGCCATGATCTCCGGCGACGGTGCTTATTGA